The Clostridiaceae bacterium HFYG-1003 genome includes a window with the following:
- a CDS encoding molybdopterin-binding protein — protein MKKMRVEDAIGMTLAHDLTRIIPGVEKGAFFKRGHLITANDIPLLLDIGKKNVYVSDGSESGVHEDEAGLRIARSTCDESIIITEPAEGKVNLKSPCAGVFRLDESGLMELLEDPEICYSTRTPNLAVKKGDLLASCRIIPLFKPESELKAIEDTFSSRPALLRVDPYLPKKVGLIITGSEISDGRIADAFGPILVRRNEELGGVIAGTRYPGDEQAAIEQAIRDFLDEGCTMVQLTGGMSVDPDDCTKDAIAEVCDQVVIYGTSVLPGAMFMLAYHQDCPVIGLPGGVVASDFSIFDFVVPRLYTDERLTAFQIRQMAIGGLLGVRK, from the coding sequence ATGAAGAAAATGAGGGTGGAAGACGCCATCGGAATGACTCTTGCCCATGACTTAACCCGGATTATTCCCGGGGTAGAAAAAGGCGCTTTTTTTAAACGGGGTCATCTGATTACAGCAAATGATATTCCGCTTTTACTCGATATTGGAAAGAAGAATGTTTATGTATCCGACGGATCCGAATCAGGGGTTCATGAAGATGAAGCCGGGCTGCGCATTGCCCGCTCAACCTGCGACGAATCCATCATAATCACTGAACCGGCGGAAGGAAAAGTCAACCTGAAAAGTCCCTGCGCAGGTGTCTTTCGTCTGGATGAATCTGGTCTCATGGAACTCCTTGAAGATCCTGAAATCTGTTACTCAACCCGAACTCCGAACCTGGCTGTAAAAAAAGGCGACCTCCTGGCTTCCTGCCGGATTATTCCCCTGTTCAAGCCCGAATCAGAGCTGAAAGCCATCGAAGATACATTTAGCTCCCGGCCTGCTCTCCTTCGGGTGGATCCATACCTTCCGAAAAAAGTCGGTCTGATTATCACTGGATCCGAAATATCGGACGGACGAATTGCGGATGCTTTTGGGCCCATTCTGGTTCGCCGCAATGAAGAATTAGGCGGTGTGATTGCCGGAACTCGCTACCCAGGCGATGAGCAGGCAGCGATTGAACAGGCCATCCGGGATTTCCTGGATGAAGGCTGCACCATGGTGCAGCTGACCGGAGGAATGTCCGTGGATCCCGATGACTGCACAAAGGACGCCATTGCTGAAGTCTGCGATCAAGTAGTGATATATGGAACATCGGTATTGCCAGGAGCAATGTTCATGCTGGCATATCATCAGGACTGTCCGGTTATCGGTCTGCCTGGTGGAGTGGTCGCCTCCGATTTCAGCATTTTTGATTTCGTGGTTCCACGCCTCTATACGGACGAACGCTTGACAGCATTCCAAATCCGGCAGATGGCCATTGGTGGATTGCTCGGTGTACGTAAATAG
- a CDS encoding energy-coupling factor ABC transporter ATP-binding protein gives MTGQKVVLATEQLSFQNFLSYPDLEVCEGEFIAVAGASGAGKSTLFKLMNYTQTPTQGTIYYRGMPTHEMDTVELRRKILLVSQSTFLFDGTISENFDRFYEFRQKSHLTEAEKKQFLQLAQVPFGLDEICQTMSGGERQRVYIAICLSFQPDILLLDEPTSALDQTTGSRLFHAIRDYAQHQGMTVLVISHDRSLLDGVADRTILIERRN, from the coding sequence ATGACAGGACAAAAGGTCGTTCTGGCCACCGAGCAGCTTTCGTTCCAAAACTTCTTATCCTATCCTGACCTTGAGGTCTGTGAAGGCGAGTTTATTGCCGTTGCCGGAGCATCCGGAGCTGGAAAATCGACATTGTTTAAATTAATGAACTATACGCAGACACCCACCCAAGGGACGATCTACTATCGGGGGATGCCAACGCATGAAATGGATACGGTTGAGTTAAGACGGAAGATTCTACTGGTCAGCCAGTCGACGTTTCTGTTTGACGGAACCATCTCAGAAAATTTTGACCGGTTTTACGAGTTTCGTCAGAAGTCTCATTTAACCGAAGCGGAAAAGAAGCAGTTTTTGCAGCTGGCGCAGGTACCCTTTGGTCTTGATGAGATATGCCAGACAATGTCAGGCGGGGAGCGCCAGCGTGTCTACATCGCGATCTGCCTGTCGTTTCAACCGGACATCCTGCTGCTGGATGAACCGACATCGGCGTTGGATCAGACAACTGGCAGCAGACTGTTTCATGCCATCAGGGACTACGCGCAACATCAGGGGATGACGGTTCTTGTCATCAGCCACGATCGGTCTCTGCTGGATGGGGTTGCGGATCGTACCATTCTGATCGAGCGGAGGAATTGA
- a CDS encoding CapA family protein, giving the protein MEERNQKPNKYKNLSFQERIMLFQKKNRRQTDSQAVLLLLGLIVLYLVVQLANAFTASAQVVVTKDAKFTATMVGDMMFGRNVQKVVDSKGYDFLFRYAKPYLDASDYNTGNFENPIILRDESEYELPDKSIYLHARADVAPYLSSIGFTTVNLANNHLMDYGVAGLTETLDTFAKTETAAIGGGLNKFQSGQIHYEDYNGFVVATVGMTDVGYQWGYSTDHQAGANKTRLTDVLPIVKEARKNADLVIVHSHWGVEYDSSPNPRQKEIGRALVNAGADIVVGHHSHTLQPVEIYKGKVIFYSLGNFVFDQGWSKTKDSVVAQFKIHDDGSKTVELTPMKVNEASPSPLSGPLAGMEFNRMKALLTKDLDSKIEWEVKDDKIIINLGTK; this is encoded by the coding sequence ATGGAAGAACGAAACCAAAAGCCAAATAAATATAAAAATCTGAGTTTTCAGGAACGCATCATGCTGTTCCAGAAAAAGAACCGGCGTCAGACTGACAGCCAGGCGGTACTGCTCCTGTTAGGGCTCATTGTGTTGTATCTGGTCGTACAGCTGGCCAATGCCTTTACTGCCAGCGCTCAGGTGGTGGTAACCAAAGACGCGAAATTTACAGCAACCATGGTCGGTGACATGATGTTCGGCCGAAATGTGCAGAAAGTCGTGGACAGCAAGGGATATGATTTCCTTTTCCGTTACGCCAAACCTTATCTGGACGCATCCGACTACAACACGGGCAACTTCGAAAATCCGATCATTCTGCGGGATGAATCAGAGTATGAACTGCCGGATAAAAGCATTTACCTTCATGCCCGGGCCGATGTTGCCCCCTACCTGTCCTCTATTGGGTTTACAACCGTGAACCTGGCCAACAATCACCTCATGGACTACGGGGTAGCCGGACTCACCGAAACGCTGGACACCTTTGCAAAAACTGAAACTGCCGCCATCGGCGGCGGACTGAACAAATTCCAGTCCGGACAGATCCATTATGAAGATTACAATGGCTTTGTCGTAGCAACGGTCGGGATGACCGATGTCGGTTATCAGTGGGGTTATTCCACCGATCATCAGGCCGGTGCCAACAAAACCCGGCTCACCGATGTGCTGCCGATCGTCAAGGAAGCCCGAAAGAATGCCGACCTGGTCATTGTTCATTCTCACTGGGGCGTAGAATATGATTCATCACCTAACCCCAGGCAGAAAGAAATCGGCCGGGCTCTGGTCAATGCCGGAGCGGATATTGTCGTGGGACATCATTCCCACACGCTGCAGCCGGTGGAAATCTACAAAGGCAAAGTAATTTTCTACTCACTGGGCAATTTTGTATTTGACCAGGGCTGGTCCAAAACCAAGGATTCCGTGGTCGCCCAGTTCAAAATACACGACGACGGATCCAAGACGGTTGAACTCACCCCCATGAAGGTGAATGAAGCAAGTCCATCCCCGCTGAGCGGCCCGCTGGCCGGCATGGAATTCAATCGAATGAAAGCCCTTCTGACGAAGGATCTGGATTCCAAAATTGAGTGGGAAGTGAAAGACGATAAAATCATCATCAACCTGGGAACGAAATAG
- the pgsB gene encoding poly-gamma-glutamate synthase PgsB: MQNLTLIPVIMAGAFALGVMEKKKVKKNIDQIPLRIVVNGIRGKSTVTRLITGILKEAGYQVVGKTTGSAARMIYWDSEEEEIIYRRPEGPNITEQKSVVRKAAKKGADALVSECMAVNPDYQKALQEEFVQANLVVIVNVLEDHMDVMGPTLDQIAEGFTNTIPYNGQLIISNNEYVNYYKRIARRRKTKVYVADDNLISEAFLKKFKYMVFPQNASLALAVADALGIDRQTSFRGMLHAHPDPGAAEVWSLPSFGKNVYFINGFAVNDASSTLSMLERINALGYQTENATVIMNCRPDRVDRSQQFADDVLPYMNVKKIIAMGQITHPITQAYQQGKYQAPEYINMEDAPIASIMKELRKQEPNSVIFSVGNIHRDGEPLLEALEEVSEHTDLYRNLQSTSPKFSNYLSRNLQED, encoded by the coding sequence ATGCAGAATTTAACATTGATTCCGGTCATCATGGCTGGCGCATTCGCGCTTGGCGTCATGGAAAAGAAAAAGGTCAAAAAAAATATTGATCAAATCCCGCTGCGAATTGTCGTCAACGGAATTCGAGGGAAATCCACGGTTACCCGACTGATCACCGGAATCCTGAAGGAAGCCGGTTATCAGGTGGTTGGTAAAACTACCGGCTCCGCAGCCCGAATGATTTATTGGGACTCCGAGGAAGAGGAGATCATTTACCGCCGGCCGGAAGGTCCGAACATAACGGAACAAAAATCCGTCGTTCGAAAAGCTGCTAAAAAAGGAGCCGACGCTCTGGTCTCGGAATGCATGGCGGTAAATCCGGATTACCAGAAAGCCTTGCAGGAAGAATTCGTACAGGCCAATCTGGTGGTCATTGTGAACGTCCTGGAAGATCACATGGACGTCATGGGGCCAACCCTGGACCAGATTGCGGAAGGGTTCACCAATACGATCCCCTACAACGGACAGCTGATCATTTCCAATAATGAATACGTCAATTACTATAAACGGATCGCCCGCCGCCGCAAAACCAAGGTCTATGTGGCGGATGACAACCTGATCTCAGAAGCGTTCCTGAAAAAATTCAAATACATGGTTTTCCCTCAAAACGCCTCGCTGGCGCTGGCAGTCGCCGATGCGCTCGGCATTGACCGGCAAACCTCGTTCCGAGGAATGCTGCACGCTCACCCGGATCCGGGTGCTGCTGAGGTTTGGAGCCTGCCCTCCTTCGGCAAAAATGTTTACTTCATCAATGGCTTTGCCGTAAATGATGCCTCCTCTACGCTGTCCATGCTGGAGCGAATCAATGCCCTGGGCTATCAGACGGAAAATGCTACAGTCATTATGAACTGCCGGCCCGACCGGGTCGACCGGTCGCAGCAGTTCGCCGATGATGTCCTGCCTTATATGAACGTAAAGAAAATCATTGCCATGGGTCAGATCACTCATCCCATCACTCAGGCTTATCAGCAAGGCAAGTATCAGGCACCGGAGTATATAAACATGGAAGACGCTCCCATTGCCTCGATCATGAAGGAACTTCGAAAACAGGAACCGAATTCGGTCATCTTCTCCGTCGGCAATATCCACAGAGACGGCGAGCCGCTTCTGGAAGCCCTGGAAGAGGTCAGTGAACACACCGACTTATATAGAAATCTTCAATCAACCAGTCCAAAATTCTCAAACTATCTTTCACGGAATCTTCAGGAGGATTAA
- the pgsC gene encoding poly-gamma-glutamate biosynthesis protein PgsC produces the protein MFGTDLYIALVVGIVVSLIYNDVTGISPSGLVVPGYLSLIFDQPMFIAYVFIFALLTYLIVVHGIGRFTILYGKRKFAAMLTVGLLLKLVFDFLYPIVPFQIHEFRGIGVIVPGLIANTIHKEGVVLTVTSTVLMTALTYLIILGYNIIF, from the coding sequence ATGTTCGGTACTGATCTGTATATTGCCTTAGTTGTAGGAATTGTTGTCAGCTTGATTTATAACGATGTCACCGGTATTTCCCCATCGGGTCTGGTTGTTCCGGGATACCTGTCATTGATTTTTGACCAGCCCATGTTCATCGCCTATGTGTTCATCTTCGCTCTGCTGACCTATCTGATTGTAGTTCACGGAATCGGGCGTTTCACGATTCTTTATGGAAAGCGCAAATTTGCCGCCATGCTTACCGTCGGCTTGCTGCTGAAACTGGTATTTGACTTTCTGTATCCCATCGTCCCCTTTCAGATCCATGAATTCCGCGGAATCGGCGTTATTGTTCCCGGACTCATCGCCAACACGATTCATAAGGAAGGCGTCGTTCTCACCGTTACCAGTACTGTTCTGATGACAGCGCTCACTTATCTCATCATCCTGGGATACAACATCATATTCTAG
- a CDS encoding NAD-dependent epimerase/dehydratase family protein encodes MKIAVTGGAGFIGSHIAELALLQGHEVTVIDSLCHGHRSNLPSEIPLLTFDVRDPALTEVISQLAPEVVIHHAAQISVPESIEHPLHDASVNILGTLNLLEACVRTGVRKIIYPASASMFAKIQYLPIDESHPISFLSPYGVSKQVVEHYLQVYHALYGLDYTILRYSNVYGPRQDASGEGGVVSIFSQAMLHDSTPVIFGDGQAARDFLFVNDAAQANLRCLTGFGQETIHVCTGVETSILQLYELIAGFTGFSKPPRFGPPRPGDIERSFLSTKKMDQLLTLPVTPIQQGLSLTIQQMKTALIQTGH; translated from the coding sequence ATGAAAATAGCTGTAACCGGAGGAGCCGGGTTCATCGGCTCACATATTGCTGAACTGGCACTGCTGCAAGGCCATGAAGTGACGGTGATTGATTCGCTGTGTCATGGCCATCGTTCCAATCTGCCTTCTGAGATCCCGCTGCTGACCTTTGATGTCAGAGATCCGGCATTGACTGAGGTGATCAGTCAGTTGGCCCCGGAAGTGGTCATTCACCACGCGGCTCAAATCAGCGTCCCTGAGAGTATTGAGCATCCGCTTCATGACGCCTCCGTCAATATCCTGGGAACGCTGAATCTTCTGGAAGCCTGCGTCAGAACAGGCGTCCGCAAGATCATTTATCCCGCCTCGGCATCGATGTTTGCCAAAATCCAATATCTGCCAATCGATGAGTCCCACCCCATCTCCTTCCTCTCTCCCTACGGAGTCAGCAAGCAGGTAGTGGAGCACTATCTTCAGGTCTATCACGCACTGTATGGCCTGGACTACACCATCCTGCGCTACAGCAATGTGTACGGTCCGCGACAGGATGCATCCGGAGAAGGTGGTGTGGTATCAATCTTCAGTCAGGCCATGCTCCATGACAGCACCCCGGTAATCTTTGGAGACGGGCAGGCTGCCCGTGACTTTCTCTTTGTGAACGACGCGGCTCAGGCTAATCTGCGCTGCCTTACGGGCTTTGGACAGGAAACCATTCATGTCTGCACCGGAGTTGAGACCAGCATACTACAGCTGTATGAACTGATTGCCGGGTTCACTGGCTTTTCAAAGCCGCCTCGCTTTGGTCCACCCAGACCTGGTGATATTGAGCGGTCTTTCCTGTCGACAAAAAAGATGGACCAACTCCTGACTCTTCCGGTCACGCCCATTCAGCAGGGTCTGTCCCTTACGATTCAGCAAATGAAAACTGCCTTAATCCAAACCGGTCATTGA
- a CDS encoding helix-turn-helix domain-containing protein translates to MKTDVLLLAKNGDQAAMFQVIKSFEGWVVKQCNYYHLRGYEFEDLKQVCYQTIVYAVYRLNEQELVTAPSFIIRCMQNALKFECRKVLSKPEPDSLNTEGDSGLELMDLLVDDSANTESQVLYNLDKRALKESYNTLSTEEKDLISYYIMNPYGGLKEYADKYSKNYRKVRYMKDLALAKLKSTL, encoded by the coding sequence ATGAAAACCGATGTGTTGCTTTTGGCAAAGAATGGAGATCAGGCAGCGATGTTTCAGGTAATCAAGAGCTTTGAGGGCTGGGTGGTAAAGCAGTGCAACTATTATCACCTTCGCGGCTATGAATTTGAAGATCTCAAGCAGGTCTGTTACCAGACCATCGTATATGCCGTTTATCGCCTGAACGAACAGGAGCTGGTCACAGCGCCGTCTTTTATTATCCGCTGCATGCAGAACGCTCTGAAATTTGAATGCCGCAAGGTTCTGTCCAAGCCCGAGCCAGACAGTTTAAACACCGAAGGAGATTCCGGCCTGGAATTAATGGACCTGCTGGTGGATGATTCAGCCAATACCGAGTCCCAGGTATTGTACAACCTGGACAAGCGGGCCCTCAAGGAGAGTTACAATACCCTCTCCACCGAAGAGAAAGACCTTATCTCCTATTACATCATGAACCCCTATGGCGGTCTGAAAGAATATGCCGACAAATACAGCAAGAATTACCGGAAAGTCCGTTACATGAAGGATCTGGCATTGGCCAAGCTGAAATCCACCCTGTAG
- a CDS encoding gamma-glutamyltransferase, whose amino-acid sequence MGDQNNRYRSWASKLTVVLGFVVILSMAVKPLMAIFQNTRETGNVQGYVNIGNTTPGSTGKTVPGVSTLPTNPSTQPGNTTTTVVTADGAYGVSSSNRIAADIAMEVMAQGGNAADAAAAAALVLSVVEPHASGLGGAGAALVYTPADQKVTQIMYREKSSANPENLRKKTGVPGLAKGLEYLIASFGSVDEKTLIEPARQLAANGFKMDSTLFDIWKRYKFGNLLDKKANDLFFPSGVMQTFVKQPEYADTLKYLQDNGLGSFYKEPFASELAKAVTGLDVSDITGYTMYVDEAVKGSFEGWDIFTASPPMSGVTFVQMLNMMEYVKLQNYSVDSTEYYHFIADITNLAYRSRFLELADPSVDVIDTTSLASKTYSQKLAAQIKPGVKTELDQNDFIPNQDSEINPGDPASTTPAGTTGMADPIPTYAPKEESHTTHLVVVDKTGMMVSMTNTLGTFFGTGKFPKGFFMNNLLTNFNDYDENPGYWGVSKSPRSFITPSIMIKDGKVLGLGSPGGARIPSMLAQGVANYVYYNLPLSDAMERYRIFADKNVIKTERALNAQVTEDLNRMGYSIRVNDDSIYFGGIQALLFDPVTKTVDGAADSRRGGVWRTSVPAE is encoded by the coding sequence ATGGGAGATCAAAATAACAGATATCGCAGCTGGGCATCCAAACTGACCGTTGTTCTTGGCTTTGTCGTCATCCTGTCCATGGCAGTCAAGCCACTGATGGCGATCTTTCAGAACACCCGGGAAACCGGAAATGTCCAGGGATATGTCAACATCGGAAACACCACACCGGGCTCAACGGGAAAAACCGTGCCGGGGGTCTCGACCCTTCCGACCAACCCTTCTACTCAGCCTGGCAATACCACCACTACCGTGGTCACCGCTGACGGAGCCTACGGCGTCTCCAGTTCAAACCGCATTGCCGCAGATATCGCCATGGAAGTTATGGCACAGGGCGGAAATGCCGCAGATGCAGCCGCTGCCGCCGCTCTGGTGCTCAGCGTGGTAGAACCTCATGCTTCCGGTCTGGGCGGAGCGGGCGCCGCTCTGGTCTATACCCCGGCGGATCAGAAAGTCACTCAGATCATGTACCGCGAAAAGTCGTCCGCCAATCCGGAGAACCTTCGCAAAAAAACCGGCGTTCCGGGACTGGCGAAAGGTCTGGAGTATCTTATCGCTTCCTTCGGGTCGGTGGATGAAAAAACTCTCATTGAACCCGCCCGGCAGCTTGCCGCCAATGGCTTCAAGATGGACTCCACTCTGTTTGATATCTGGAAGCGCTATAAATTCGGCAACCTGCTCGATAAAAAAGCCAATGACCTGTTCTTCCCCAGCGGCGTCATGCAGACCTTCGTGAAACAGCCGGAGTATGCTGACACCCTGAAGTATCTTCAGGATAACGGGCTGGGCTCCTTCTACAAGGAACCCTTTGCCTCCGAACTGGCCAAAGCCGTGACCGGTCTGGATGTGTCCGATATTACAGGATACACCATGTATGTGGACGAAGCGGTCAAGGGCTCCTTCGAGGGCTGGGACATCTTTACCGCATCCCCCCCAATGTCCGGTGTTACCTTCGTACAGATGCTGAACATGATGGAATACGTCAAGCTGCAGAACTACTCTGTTGACTCTACGGAGTATTATCACTTCATTGCCGACATCACGAATCTGGCCTATCGCTCCCGCTTCCTGGAACTGGCTGATCCTTCGGTCGATGTTATCGACACAACCTCGCTGGCCAGCAAAACTTATTCTCAGAAGCTGGCAGCCCAGATCAAGCCAGGGGTGAAGACCGAACTGGATCAGAATGATTTTATTCCGAACCAGGATTCAGAAATCAACCCCGGGGATCCTGCCTCCACAACCCCCGCAGGAACCACCGGTATGGCTGATCCCATCCCCACCTATGCTCCGAAGGAAGAATCCCACACCACCCACCTGGTTGTCGTGGATAAGACGGGCATGATGGTTTCCATGACCAATACTCTGGGTACGTTCTTCGGAACCGGAAAGTTCCCCAAAGGATTCTTCATGAACAACCTGCTGACAAACTTCAACGATTACGATGAAAATCCCGGCTACTGGGGTGTCAGCAAAAGTCCCCGCTCCTTTATCACCCCTTCCATCATGATCAAGGATGGCAAAGTGCTTGGACTGGGATCTCCCGGCGGCGCTCGAATCCCTTCCATGCTCGCTCAAGGCGTGGCAAACTACGTTTATTACAACCTTCCGCTGAGCGATGCCATGGAACGGTACCGAATCTTTGCTGATAAGAACGTCATTAAAACAGAACGTGCACTCAACGCCCAGGTGACTGAAGATCTCAACCGCATGGGCTACTCCATCCGAGTCAATGATGACTCGATCTACTTCGGTGGAATCCAGGCGCTGCTGTTTGATCCGGTCACCAAAACCGTGGACGGCGCGGCTGATTCAAGACGCGGCGGCGTATGGCGCACCAGCGTGCCGGCTGAGTAA
- the ybaK gene encoding Cys-tRNA(Pro) deacylase produces MSVKTNAMRQLDKARISYQMVDFLPLKEDEELSYDEISARTGVPKEKIYKTILAVGHSGSYCVLVVPGEASVDLKKAAKVLGEKSIELADVRDLEKITGYVRGGCSPVGMKKQFRTVIDQTAGTKEYIMVSAGKRGFQLRLVPEDLISFVKGSVADICAGTD; encoded by the coding sequence ATGAGCGTGAAGACAAATGCCATGCGCCAACTGGACAAAGCCAGGATTTCATATCAGATGGTTGATTTTTTGCCTTTGAAGGAAGATGAGGAACTCAGCTACGATGAAATATCTGCCCGAACGGGGGTGCCAAAGGAGAAAATTTATAAGACCATTCTTGCTGTCGGTCATTCAGGATCCTACTGTGTCCTGGTTGTCCCGGGTGAAGCCTCCGTTGATTTGAAAAAAGCTGCAAAGGTCCTGGGTGAAAAATCCATCGAGCTGGCAGATGTCAGGGATCTAGAGAAAATCACCGGCTATGTTCGGGGCGGATGCTCTCCGGTAGGCATGAAGAAGCAGTTCCGGACGGTGATCGATCAAACGGCAGGTACTAAGGAGTACATTATGGTTTCCGCCGGCAAGCGGGGATTCCAGTTGAGACTCGTTCCAGAGGATCTGATTTCTTTTGTAAAAGGATCCGTGGCAGACATTTGCGCCGGTACTGATTAA
- a CDS encoding ABC transporter permease, with amino-acid sequence MKGIVVMQIWQFALIYLLLLVVLFVMKKSRIDQTRLLVIASIRMTVQLILAGLILTYIIQNPHPLFTVAYFLLMTGFAILRILRKNKGLNRGFQIAIAGSLFFSGLFVVVFFIALVVGESVFNPQYMIPVSGMVVGNAMTGTTLGVKTFRESFSGQRNRIEALLNIGARPDQILLPFANQAIETALLPTLNSMLGMGIIALPGMMTGQILSGTLPTTAILYQIAIMIAITTVVCLSVFGSLYFGYRSIYNDKNQILLESDPAA; translated from the coding sequence ATGAAAGGAATCGTCGTCATGCAGATCTGGCAGTTTGCATTAATTTATCTGCTGTTGCTGGTTGTGCTGTTTGTGATGAAAAAAAGTCGGATTGATCAGACCAGGCTGCTGGTTATAGCCAGCATTCGAATGACAGTTCAGTTGATCCTGGCCGGTCTGATTCTGACTTATATTATTCAGAACCCGCATCCTTTGTTTACTGTGGCGTATTTTCTTCTGATGACTGGGTTCGCTATTCTGCGGATTCTGCGCAAGAACAAGGGGCTGAACCGCGGCTTTCAAATCGCAATTGCCGGATCGCTCTTTTTTTCGGGACTGTTTGTCGTGGTCTTCTTTATTGCCCTGGTGGTGGGGGAGTCTGTCTTTAATCCGCAATATATGATTCCAGTCAGCGGGATGGTCGTGGGGAATGCAATGACCGGAACCACATTGGGGGTGAAAACCTTCCGGGAGAGCTTCTCGGGTCAGCGCAACCGGATTGAAGCCTTGCTCAACATCGGAGCACGGCCGGATCAGATTCTTCTGCCTTTTGCCAATCAGGCCATTGAGACGGCTCTCCTGCCGACTCTTAACTCGATGCTTGGCATGGGGATTATCGCCCTGCCGGGAATGATGACCGGGCAAATCCTGTCCGGCACTCTCCCAACCACGGCAATTCTCTATCAGATCGCCATTATGATTGCGATTACGACAGTGGTGTGTCTGTCCGTGTTCGGCTCACTTTATTTTGGGTATCGTTCGATCTACAATGACAAAAATCAGATTCTGCTGGAGTCGGATCCGGCAGCTTAG